The stretch of DNA GTCAAACAGGACACGCAGAAGTGGTACAAGTTACCTTTGATGGAGCAGTGATTTCTTATGAAGATTTGTTATTGATTTTTATGACCAGTCATGACCCAACCACATTAAATAGGCAAGGGGCAGATAAGGGGACGCAATATCGATCAATCATTTTATATCACAATGAAGAACAGAAAGCTATTGCAGAAAAAACAATCGATGCGCTTAAGGAGCTTTTTCCAAATCCAATTGTAACTGAATTGGTAGCATTGGAAAAATTTTATCCTGCGGAATTGTATCATCAAAATTATTACAACAATAATTCCCATGCTGGTTATTGCCAGATTGTTATCAATCCTAAAATTAAAAAATTGAAACAGTATTATGCGGAATGGCTAAAGAAATAACAGTGCATTTATTTAGTTGTTGTTTAGTTTTGATTATCAGTGTTGTGTGTAGAAAAATACACAAACTATTCTCATGACTCAACTTCCTCATAAGCGATAATGCACTAAAGGAGTAAGTAACACCATAAGCAGCACATAGTCACAGCGAACCAATGGAGTATTCTCAATATAAACAAGTTAAAAATGGCGAACAGAACAAATAAATATGGGCTAGAAGGTAATCAAGCTCCTGAATTAAGTGTTCCAAGGTGGATCAATGAAAAGGGAGAAGAATCCGACTCAATATTCTTAGCAGATTATGAAGGAAAATTTAAAATTATTTATTGTTTTCAGGCTTGGTGCCCAGGCTGTCACAGTCAAGGTTTACCTGCATTAAAAAAAATGGTAGAAGCACTAAAAGAGAATGATAAGGTAGCTTTTATAGCGATTCAAACTGTCTTTGAAGGGCAGCATGAAAATACATTTGCAAAAGTAAAAGAGATTCAAAAACAATATGAGTTAGCAATCCCTTTTGGGCATGATGTAGGAACAGAAGCAACACAAAATATTTCTTCAACCATGTATCACTATCGAACAGGAGGGACACCTTGGTTTATTCTAATTGATCAAAAAGGAAGGGTCATTTTTAATGATTTTCATCTGAATACAGAAAAAGCAATTGAATTTTTAAAGACAATTTGCTAGAGATAAACTATTTTGCCCCTAGTAGATCGATTGTAGTGAAGGTGATTTCCTGCAACGAGCAATCGCTCAATCTCTAATTAAAGATTTTAACATAGACCAATGAAATTAACCATAAACGATACCTTTAATACAGAACTGCCAGCGGATAAGAATCGAAATAATGTTCCAAGGCAAGTTTATGATGCTTGTTTTTCTTATGTCGATCCCATTGCGCCTCAAAAAGCAACACTGATTCATGTTTCTGATGAAATGTTGAATGCAATAGGGTTAAAAGAAGAGGATAAGCATTCAGATGAATTCTTAGCAATCTTTTCGGGAGCAAAAAAAATGGAAGGAACAAGTCCTTATGCAATGTGTTACGGAGGGCATCAGTTTGGGCATTGGGCAGGACAGTTAGGTGATGGTAGAGCCATCAATTTAGCAGAAGTAAGGCATAATGCCCAGCAATGGGCATTACAACTTAAAGGAGCTGGCAGAACACCATATTCTCGTTCAGCCGATGGACTAGCAGTGTTGCGATCATCCGTAAGGGAGCATTTGTGTAGTGAAGCAATGCATCATTTGGGCATTCCAACAACTCGATCTTTGTCATTGGCACTGACTGGGGATCAAGTTTGGCGAGATATGCTTTATGATGGTAATGCTGCTTACGAAAAGGGGGCGGTTGTTTGTCGGGTAGCTCCTTCCTTTATTCGTTTTGGTAATTTTCAATTATTGACCGCTAGGCAAGATATAAAGAATCTAAAGATACTTGCAGATTATACGATTCGGCATTTTTTTCCAGAGATTAAGGAAGGAAAGGGAACAAAACAAGCCTATATTCAATTTTTTCAAGAAGTGGCTACTAAAACGCTGGATATGATTATCCATTGGCAGCGAGTAGGCTTTGTACATGGCGTAATGAATACAGACAATTTTTCTATTTTGGGACTGACAATAGATTATGGCCCTTATGGGTGGTTAGAAGGTTATGACCACAATTGGACGCCTAATACAACCGATAAAGATTATCGACGCTATAGATTTGGCAATCAACCTGGAGTTGCGTTGTGGAATCTGGCTCAGTTGGGCAATGCACTTTACCCATTAGTAGAAGAAACGGAACCTTTGGAAGCTATTTTACAGCAATTTAGAGTGGATTATGCAAAAAAGTATTTAAGCATGATGCTCAATAAGTTGGGATTAGAATCTGTAGAAGAAGGAGACGAAAAACTAATCCATGATTTAACCGATTTATTGCAACAGTCAGAAGTTGATATGACGTTATTTTTCCGAAACTTTTTTTATTTTGTAAAGGATACGTCCATTACTGGGGGGATAAAAACATTGGATTTTATAATGGATGCTTTTTATAAACCTGAAGAATTGAATGATAGCGTATTGGGATTGTGGCAGGATTGGCTGTTTAAATTTAAAATGAGATTACAAAAAGACAAAAAAACAGACCAAGAACGCCAAGTGTTTATGAATCGCATCAACCCTAAATATGTATTGCGGAACTATATGGCACAATTAGCCATTGACCAAGCCAATTCAGGAGATTATTCCTTAATTGAAGAACTCTACCAAATGCTTAAAAAGCCTTATGAGGAGCAACCTGAATATCAACGATGGTTTGCAAAACGTCCAGAATGGGCAAGGAATAAAGTGGGGTGTTCTATGTTGTCTTGCAGTTCTTAAAAAAGAAGAACGGGATGTTTTTAACAATATACCCTTAAGTTGGTTGCCTACGACGGAGAGATTAAAATTTAGCAACCACCCATTCATTTTGCCTACTTATTTGTAATAACATTTCTTCGTGAATTTTTTAATTTTCCTACACAAAACATAAAAAATCCACGAAGTATTATAATAAAAAATGATGAACAATAGACTTAATATCAGTTTAATAGAAATTGGTGCGCCCTTGCCCGATTGGTTGCTTGAACCAATTAACGAGGGGCAAACGCTTCCTACCCCTAAAGATTACCAAGGGACACCTTTATTAATTCTTTTTTTTAGTCTTGGATGCCCAGGTTGCTTGGGTAGAGCAATTCCTTATGCTAATCGGGTGGTCTATGAAAACGGGGAACGTATCAATGTCTTGGGAATTCATACCAATTTTGAAGGAGTTGATTTTGATGCGGCTTATTTTGAAAAGGCTAAAGAGGAGTTTTATATTCGTTTTCCGATCTTTAAAGATTATAATTACGATACGACCTGTCTCAATTATGGCGCAGGAGGAACCCCCCATTGGATTTTGGTTGACGAGGAAGGGAAGGTGGTTTATTCTATTTTTGGATCTGATCCCAACAACGGGTTACTTCGCCTAGATTTAAAAATTAGTGAACTTCTAAATACCTGATAACAACTTAACAATTAATTGTATTTCTTCATGTACTTATACCGTAAGATAGCAACTTCTTATAGTGTATGCTTATAAAAATCATTACTCCGCTAGAAACCAGAACTGGCTCACGAGTGATAACGAACCGACCTCAGGGAGCTCATAAGCGATAGCGCACTAGCTACCTAGCAACGTAGTTACCACGTAGTTAAATCAGCGGAGTATTAAAAAAATATAATGATGCTTAAATGGATTGATGTACTCAAACTGGCTAATAATGGAAACCCCAAACCAGATAGAAGAGTCGAAAAAACAGAAGAAGAATGGAAAGCTATTCTCAGCCCTGAAGAATTTAGAGTAACAAGGCAGAAAGGAACAGAAAGAGCACATAGTTCCGACTTGTGCAATCTTTTTGAGCCAGGAAAATATGCCTGTGTTTGTTGCGAAACACCGTTGTTTGATAGCGAAGAAAAATTTCAAAGTGGGACAGGCTGGCCTTCATTTACACAAGCCCTTCAAGCGAATGCACTGGCTTATCACAAGGATAAAGGTTTTGGGATGTATCGAATAGAAACGGTTTGCAATACTTGTGATGCGCATCTTGGACATGTGTTTCAAGACGGTCCTCCTCCTAGTGGTTTACGTTATTGTATCAATGCTGTTGCATTAAAAAAATTACCCTAAACAAAAGCAAGAAAAATGAATGCTCTGAAAAAAAAAATGAAATTTACCTGCTAAGCCTTCTTGTTCTTTTATTTGGGCAGGTTTTTATGCCGCATGGTTTTGAAGGCTTTTGGCAACATGCGATTGTTCTTCAAAATGTTTTAATAGGTCTACTTTTATTTAGAAATGCGAGAAAATGGGTCTATATCCTTGCTTTAATCTTAAGTGCGATTCTTTTGATAGAGTGTTTGTTATTTTGGTGGTTTGATGATTTGCTAATACGATTTACAATAGGAGGGCTGTTTATGATTTATTTTCTATTGGCTTCCGTCAAGGTCTACAAAGATATTTTGATGGCTAAAGAGGTCGGCAATGAAACAATTGCAGCAGCTTTTTCAGGCTTTATTATGTTGGGCTTTATTGGGGCTTTTTTGTTTACTTTAGTAGAACTATCAACGCCCAATTCTTTTAGCAATTTAGGAGTGGGAGAAAACCGCTTTCAGAATCTCAATTATTTTAGCTTTGTCAGTTTATTAACAATTGGTTATGGCGATATTGCTCCCTTGACCCCAGTAGCAAAAAAGATGGCTGTTTTTCTAGGTTTGGTTGGAAACTTTTACCTTACTTTTATTACAGCAATAGTTATCGGAAAATACCTAAGTGATAAATAATATTAGTTCGTTGGGAAGCTGTATTTGATGGATTATCAGTAGCTTGTTTGTTTTAAGTAAGCGAGCATAAAAAAGTATAGGTAAAAAAAGAATTATTTTTAGTGCTAATCAAAGAAAAAAGTTGAAGTCTTAGCGAGCTAAGACGAAATTTTTTGATGAAGAGTAGTGCAAAAAGATTTATTTTTTCCTGTAAATTATTGTGAACGATTACTTAAGTGTTGGTTAATTAAAGCATTCCTAATCAACGAACGATTAAACGTTTATTTTAATTAAATTCAATAATTATGAGTCTAATACAATCTCTTTTAAATTATTTAAAGAAAAAAAACACTGCTGAGGAACAAAAGTATCCAGAAGGCTATTGTCCTAATTGTTGGGGGAGATATGAATATGGAGACCACCTCTATGAGGCCGTTCAAAAAGAAAACCTCGATATAAATACTAATGAGTCCGATGTGGGGTGGGTACAATCTTATGCCAACAAACACTTTGCGGGGATTGCCTTAAAACGACAAGGAAATGGGGAAGAACTGATTTGCCCAAAATGCAAAACAAGCTATCAACATTCAGATGAACACACCAATTCGTAAGGTAAATATGGAGGAATATTCGGCGGATTCTTGTCGTTATGAACTTCGTTCTGGAGGGGAGGAAGCAGCCCCCTCTTGCCCTTATGGGAATCGATATCAATGGATTGGTTTTGACCTAGAAAGAGAGGAATATGTGAGGTTCTCTAAATCGGTGTTTAAACAATTAATTCAACAAGACGAATTACAAGAATAGTTTCATTCTTTGATGGTCACTCTTAATCAATAGAATAAACTGCTTAGGGGAGTAGTAGTCAAAGGATCTTCATTTTTTC from Aureispira anguillae encodes:
- a CDS encoding peroxiredoxin family protein; translated protein: MANRTNKYGLEGNQAPELSVPRWINEKGEESDSIFLADYEGKFKIIYCFQAWCPGCHSQGLPALKKMVEALKENDKVAFIAIQTVFEGQHENTFAKVKEIQKQYELAIPFGHDVGTEATQNISSTMYHYRTGGTPWFILIDQKGRVIFNDFHLNTEKAIEFLKTIC
- a CDS encoding TlpA family protein disulfide reductase, translated to MMNNRLNISLIEIGAPLPDWLLEPINEGQTLPTPKDYQGTPLLILFFSLGCPGCLGRAIPYANRVVYENGERINVLGIHTNFEGVDFDAAYFEKAKEEFYIRFPIFKDYNYDTTCLNYGAGGTPHWILVDEEGKVVYSIFGSDPNNGLLRLDLKISELLNT
- the msrA gene encoding peptide-methionine (S)-S-oxide reductase MsrA, which produces MKNKQIATFGGGCFWCIEAVVQQLKGVEKVVSGYAGGKETTPNYRSVCSGQTGHAEVVQVTFDGAVISYEDLLLIFMTSHDPTTLNRQGADKGTQYRSIILYHNEEQKAIAEKTIDALKELFPNPIVTELVALEKFYPAELYHQNYYNNNSHAGYCQIVINPKIKKLKQYYAEWLKK
- the msrB gene encoding peptide-methionine (R)-S-oxide reductase MsrB; protein product: MLKWIDVLKLANNGNPKPDRRVEKTEEEWKAILSPEEFRVTRQKGTERAHSSDLCNLFEPGKYACVCCETPLFDSEEKFQSGTGWPSFTQALQANALAYHKDKGFGMYRIETVCNTCDAHLGHVFQDGPPPSGLRYCINAVALKKLP
- a CDS encoding potassium channel family protein, with the protein product MPHGFEGFWQHAIVLQNVLIGLLLFRNARKWVYILALILSAILLIECLLFWWFDDLLIRFTIGGLFMIYFLLASVKVYKDILMAKEVGNETIAAAFSGFIMLGFIGAFLFTLVELSTPNSFSNLGVGENRFQNLNYFSFVSLLTIGYGDIAPLTPVAKKMAVFLGLVGNFYLTFITAIVIGKYLSDK
- a CDS encoding protein adenylyltransferase SelO, with the translated sequence MKLTINDTFNTELPADKNRNNVPRQVYDACFSYVDPIAPQKATLIHVSDEMLNAIGLKEEDKHSDEFLAIFSGAKKMEGTSPYAMCYGGHQFGHWAGQLGDGRAINLAEVRHNAQQWALQLKGAGRTPYSRSADGLAVLRSSVREHLCSEAMHHLGIPTTRSLSLALTGDQVWRDMLYDGNAAYEKGAVVCRVAPSFIRFGNFQLLTARQDIKNLKILADYTIRHFFPEIKEGKGTKQAYIQFFQEVATKTLDMIIHWQRVGFVHGVMNTDNFSILGLTIDYGPYGWLEGYDHNWTPNTTDKDYRRYRFGNQPGVALWNLAQLGNALYPLVEETEPLEAILQQFRVDYAKKYLSMMLNKLGLESVEEGDEKLIHDLTDLLQQSEVDMTLFFRNFFYFVKDTSITGGIKTLDFIMDAFYKPEELNDSVLGLWQDWLFKFKMRLQKDKKTDQERQVFMNRINPKYVLRNYMAQLAIDQANSGDYSLIEELYQMLKKPYEEQPEYQRWFAKRPEWARNKVGCSMLSCSS